A genome region from Deinococcus depolymerans includes the following:
- the rsmA gene encoding 16S rRNA (adenine(1518)-N(6)/adenine(1519)-N(6))-dimethyltransferase RsmA gives MNDPAPHPHAGTPTAPLYSPARVRELLTRHGLKPTKSLGQNFLIDGNILRAIAEAGGAAPGVPVLEIGPGLGVLTREIHSRGAQVTTLEKDERLRAVLAETLGDTDVQIIWGDALDFDYAGLPAGTRVIANLPYYITGLLLSRFMRAPGIVSATVLVQKEVGQRLAAKPGTDNYGFLSAIAALYGSVRHVRDVPKGAFLPAPDVTSSVIRLDFDRTRPAPEPEFLKFIEAALHHRRKTLRNNLRMIGHDGGAIDAALAALNIRPDVRAEDVALGDLRDMAVKLGVIR, from the coding sequence TTGAACGACCCAGCCCCCCACCCCCACGCCGGCACGCCCACCGCCCCGCTGTACTCACCGGCCCGCGTGCGCGAACTCCTGACCCGCCACGGCCTGAAACCCACCAAGAGCCTCGGGCAGAACTTCCTGATCGACGGGAACATCCTGCGCGCCATCGCCGAGGCCGGCGGGGCCGCGCCCGGCGTGCCCGTCCTGGAAATCGGCCCCGGCCTGGGCGTCCTGACCCGCGAGATCCACTCGCGCGGCGCGCAGGTCACCACCCTGGAAAAGGACGAGCGGCTGCGCGCCGTGCTGGCCGAGACGCTGGGCGACACCGACGTGCAGATCATCTGGGGCGACGCCCTGGACTTCGATTACGCTGGCCTGCCGGCCGGCACGCGCGTGATCGCCAACCTGCCGTACTACATCACGGGCCTGCTGCTCTCACGCTTCATGCGCGCCCCGGGCATCGTGTCCGCAACCGTGCTGGTGCAGAAGGAGGTCGGGCAGCGCCTCGCCGCGAAACCCGGCACCGACAACTACGGCTTCCTGAGCGCCATCGCCGCGCTGTACGGCAGCGTCCGGCACGTGCGTGACGTGCCCAAGGGCGCGTTCCTGCCCGCCCCGGACGTCACCAGCAGCGTCATCCGCCTGGACTTCGACCGCACCCGCCCCGCCCCGGAACCCGAATTCCTGAAGTTCATCGAGGCGGCCCTGCACCACCGCCGCAAGACGCTGCGCAACAACCTGCGCATGATCGGCCACGACGGCGGGGCCATCGACGCCGCGCTCGCCGCCCTGAACATCCGCCCCGACGTGCGCGCCGAGGACGTCGCGCTGGGTGACCTGCGTGACATGGCTGTGAAACTCGGCGTGATACGGTAA
- a CDS encoding acyl-CoA dehydrogenase produces the protein MTATADPATGLSFALSDEQRMIVQHVREYARAEIAPHAAAFDRSGEYPRAQLRGLAELGLMGATVPEQWGGAGLDSVTYALCLEEIAAADASVAVIVSVQNGLPEQMILRYGTDDQKATFLRPLASGEHIGAFCLTEAQAGSDAASLTLKATRDGDHWVLNGTKAWITSGGQADTYLVMARTGGPGARGVSCFIVPAATPGLSCGRPEEKLGLHASHTTTVTFEDVRVPQANMVGEEGQGLIIALASLDAGRIGIAMQALGIARAALEHATRYASEREQFGKKLREFEGVSFKVARMAARIESTRLVALKAAWLKDQGQPYGKEASIAKLLASEAAVDATRDAIQIFGGNGYSREYPVERLYRDAKVTEIYEGTSEIQQLVISRAVFSELT, from the coding sequence ATGACCGCCACCGCCGACCCCGCCACCGGCCTCTCCTTCGCCCTCAGCGACGAGCAGCGCATGATCGTGCAGCACGTCCGCGAGTACGCCCGCGCCGAGATCGCCCCCCACGCCGCCGCCTTCGACCGCAGCGGCGAGTACCCCCGCGCGCAGCTGCGCGGCCTGGCCGAACTGGGCCTGATGGGCGCCACCGTCCCCGAACAGTGGGGCGGCGCGGGTCTCGACTCGGTCACGTACGCCCTGTGCCTCGAGGAGATCGCCGCCGCCGACGCCAGCGTCGCCGTGATCGTCAGCGTGCAGAACGGCCTGCCCGAACAGATGATCCTGCGCTACGGCACCGACGACCAGAAGGCCACGTTCCTGCGGCCCCTCGCCAGCGGCGAACACATCGGCGCGTTCTGCCTCACCGAGGCGCAGGCCGGCAGTGACGCCGCCAGCCTCACCCTGAAAGCCACCCGCGACGGCGACCACTGGGTCCTGAACGGCACCAAGGCCTGGATCACCAGCGGCGGACAGGCCGACACGTACCTCGTCATGGCCCGCACGGGCGGACCCGGGGCGCGCGGCGTCAGCTGCTTCATCGTGCCCGCCGCCACGCCGGGCCTGAGCTGCGGCCGCCCCGAGGAGAAACTCGGCCTGCACGCCAGCCACACCACCACCGTCACCTTCGAGGACGTCCGCGTGCCGCAGGCGAACATGGTCGGCGAGGAAGGCCAGGGCCTGATCATCGCCCTGGCCAGCCTGGACGCCGGGCGCATCGGCATCGCCATGCAGGCCCTCGGCATCGCCCGCGCCGCCCTGGAACACGCCACCCGCTACGCCAGCGAACGCGAGCAGTTCGGCAAGAAACTCCGCGAATTCGAGGGCGTGTCCTTCAAGGTCGCCCGCATGGCCGCCCGCATCGAGAGCACCCGCCTGGTCGCCCTGAAGGCCGCGTGGCTCAAGGACCAGGGCCAGCCGTACGGCAAGGAGGCCAGCATCGCCAAACTCCTGGCCAGCGAGGCGGCCGTGGACGCCACCCGCGACGCCATCCAGATCTTCGGTGGCAACGGCTACAGCCGAGAGTACCCGGTCGAGCGCCTCTACCGCGACGCCAAGGTCACGGAGATCTACGAGGGCACCAGCGAAATCCAGCAGCTCGTGATCAGCCGCGCCGTGTTCAGCGAACTGACCTGA
- a CDS encoding class I SAM-dependent methyltransferase, with translation MNYDEFADLYDHQYDVYRDDLHFYGGVGERAGGPVLEVGAGTGRVTSFLARRGVTVTGLEPSARMIERARERAAKDGLTMRFVQGDVRTFRLDERFETVIAPFNALMHLYTPNEQLQGLENIHAHLKTGGSFVFDLYVPRFGKANTVRHEGETFHAPDGSRTDVFLVQRHDRPRQHITTEYHVDTTHADGTLKRRHYTLTQRYYTRYEVEWLLRFAGFESPRVTGSFQGGPLEAGSDVMVFSTRAL, from the coding sequence GTGAATTACGACGAGTTCGCCGACCTGTACGACCACCAGTACGACGTGTACCGCGACGACCTGCACTTCTACGGCGGGGTGGGGGAACGCGCGGGCGGCCCGGTGCTGGAAGTCGGGGCGGGCACCGGGCGGGTCACGTCGTTCCTGGCGCGGCGCGGCGTGACCGTCACGGGTCTGGAACCCAGCGCCCGCATGATCGAACGCGCCCGGGAACGCGCCGCGAAGGACGGCCTGACCATGCGCTTCGTGCAGGGCGACGTGCGGACCTTCCGCCTGGATGAACGCTTCGAGACGGTGATCGCGCCGTTCAACGCGCTGATGCACCTGTACACCCCGAACGAGCAGTTGCAGGGCCTGGAGAACATCCACGCGCACCTGAAGACCGGCGGCAGTTTCGTGTTCGACCTGTACGTGCCGCGCTTCGGGAAGGCGAACACCGTGCGGCACGAGGGCGAGACCTTCCACGCACCGGACGGAAGCCGCACCGACGTGTTCCTGGTCCAGCGGCACGACCGGCCCCGGCAGCACATCACGACCGAGTACCACGTGGACACCACGCACGCGGACGGCACCCTGAAACGCCGCCACTACACCCTGACGCAGCGCTACTACACCCGGTACGAGGTCGAGTGGCTGCTGCGCTTCGCGGGCTTCGAGAGTCCGCGCGTGACCGGCTCGTTCCAGGGCGGCCCGCTGGAGGCCGGCAGCGACGTGATGGTGTTCAGCACGCGGGCGCTGTAA
- a CDS encoding gamma-glutamyltransferase family protein encodes MVATSQPLAAQAGLRVLQEGGNAVDAAIATAAALTVVEPTSNGIGGDLFALVWAGGELHGLNASGAAPAALSLDALHGRHAGEMPRHGWTPVTVPGAVRGWADLHARFGRLDFAQVLAPAIAYAAEGYPLSPVLAANWARATQIYRRLNLPEMDEWFRTFAPDGFTPRPGALWRSEGHARTLRDIAATQGRSFYEGDLAARIDAHARAGGGLLRADDLAAHRSEWVTPIHTDHAGHRVYEIPPNGQGVAALIALNVLRGQPLPERRDDPLGLHLQIEAMKRGFHDAHAFVADPRHTPVDVTHLLSEANAQAHRARLGERAHDPQTRAPSTGGTVYLAAADDGGQMVSLIQSNYMGFGSGVVVPGTGVALHNRGHNFHTDPAHPNALAPGKRPYHTIIPGFLGRTDGTPVGPFGVMGGFMQPQGHLQVVLNTVTHGMNPQQALDAPRWQWLDGTRIEVEASLGADLTRELIRLGHSVTLQTDPGSFGRGQMIRRDPATGVLEGGTESRTDGHIAVW; translated from the coding sequence ATGGTGGCCACCAGTCAGCCGCTCGCCGCGCAGGCCGGACTGCGCGTCCTTCAGGAGGGTGGGAACGCCGTGGACGCCGCCATCGCGACCGCCGCCGCCCTGACGGTCGTGGAACCCACCAGCAACGGCATCGGCGGGGACCTGTTCGCGCTGGTATGGGCCGGCGGAGAGCTGCACGGCCTGAACGCCAGCGGCGCCGCGCCCGCCGCCCTGAGCCTGGACGCCCTGCACGGGCGGCACGCGGGCGAGATGCCCCGCCACGGCTGGACGCCCGTCACGGTGCCCGGCGCGGTGCGCGGCTGGGCCGACCTGCACGCCCGCTTCGGACGGTTGGACTTCGCGCAGGTGCTCGCGCCGGCCATCGCCTACGCCGCGGAGGGCTACCCGCTCTCGCCGGTCCTCGCGGCGAACTGGGCGCGGGCCACTCAGATCTACCGCCGCCTGAACCTGCCGGAGATGGACGAATGGTTCCGCACCTTCGCCCCGGACGGCTTCACGCCCCGCCCCGGCGCCCTGTGGCGCAGCGAGGGGCACGCCCGCACCCTGCGCGACATCGCCGCCACGCAGGGCCGCTCGTTCTACGAAGGTGACCTCGCCGCACGCATCGACGCGCACGCGCGGGCCGGCGGGGGGCTGCTGCGCGCCGACGATCTGGCCGCGCACCGCAGCGAGTGGGTCACGCCCATCCACACCGACCACGCCGGCCACCGCGTGTACGAGATCCCCCCGAACGGGCAGGGCGTCGCCGCGCTGATCGCCCTGAACGTCCTGCGCGGCCAGCCGCTCCCGGAACGCCGCGACGACCCGCTCGGCCTGCACCTCCAGATCGAGGCCATGAAACGCGGCTTCCACGACGCGCACGCCTTCGTCGCGGACCCGCGCCACACCCCGGTGGACGTGACCCACCTGCTGTCCGAGGCGAACGCGCAGGCGCACCGCGCTCGCCTGGGCGAACGCGCCCACGACCCGCAGACCCGCGCGCCCAGCACCGGCGGCACCGTGTACCTCGCGGCCGCCGACGACGGGGGGCAGATGGTCAGCCTGATCCAGAGCAACTACATGGGCTTCGGCAGCGGCGTGGTCGTGCCCGGCACCGGCGTCGCGCTGCACAACCGCGGGCACAACTTCCACACGGACCCCGCCCACCCGAACGCCCTGGCGCCCGGCAAACGCCCGTACCACACCATCATCCCCGGCTTCCTGGGCCGCACGGACGGCACCCCGGTCGGCCCCTTCGGCGTGATGGGCGGTTTCATGCAGCCGCAGGGTCACCTGCAGGTCGTGCTGAACACCGTCACGCACGGCATGAATCCCCAGCAGGCGCTCGACGCGCCGCGCTGGCAGTGGCTGGACGGCACCCGCATCGAGGTCGAGGCCAGCCTGGGCGCCGACCTGACCCGCGAACTGATCCGCCTGGGCCACTCGGTCACGCTGCAGACCGACCCCGGCTCCTTCGGGCGCGGCCAGATGATCCGCCGCGACCCCGCGACCGGCGTGCTGGAGGGCGGCACCGAGAGCCGCACCGACGGTCACATCGCCGTGTGGTGA
- a CDS encoding polysaccharide deacetylase family protein codes for MKSTLNRAALGVAAAGLLVIGGPFLLWQRANLGLLRAGPQTRRVVALTFDDGPDPRSTPAVLDALGAAGAHATFFVLAAQAGAHPHLIARMLREGHEVQAHAVQHRHAWLRTPWGAYRDPGDAAARIGAVIRQVGGTQPVTLHRPPHGAYSLFTWLGQRAAGLTGAHWSLEGQDWRAGQTPAGLRAHLRRALQPGAVIVLHDAGPGARVTVPALPGVLADLKARGYAATSLARLEGLRAERPADLPPRLMGALDRLLDRLTRTEPAGGLRDSILRVSPTRFPGPDLTLRGPAPGGGLTLRAGVPAAEYHANNALMSQLGPVGTVRVARQDFRRVAADLQRRPELRGAQAVYCQSAVTPILERLGFETHDLPPATGRRLRVWANVLRRAYGSRAPAQEPKLSVLSREDFLRRYGEAPQ; via the coding sequence GTGAAGTCCACCCTGAACCGCGCGGCGCTGGGCGTCGCGGCGGCGGGCCTGCTGGTGATCGGCGGGCCGTTCCTGCTGTGGCAGCGCGCGAACCTGGGCCTGCTGCGCGCCGGGCCGCAGACGCGCCGGGTGGTGGCCCTGACCTTCGACGACGGCCCGGACCCCCGCAGCACCCCGGCGGTGCTGGACGCCCTGGGCGCGGCGGGCGCGCACGCCACGTTCTTCGTGCTGGCCGCGCAGGCGGGGGCGCATCCGCACCTGATCGCGCGGATGCTGCGCGAGGGGCACGAGGTGCAGGCGCACGCCGTGCAGCACCGGCACGCGTGGCTGCGAACCCCCTGGGGCGCGTACCGTGATCCGGGAGACGCGGCCGCACGCATCGGCGCGGTCATCCGGCAGGTGGGCGGCACGCAGCCCGTGACGCTGCACCGCCCGCCGCACGGCGCGTACAGCCTGTTCACGTGGCTGGGTCAGCGGGCCGCCGGGCTGACCGGCGCGCACTGGAGCCTGGAAGGGCAGGACTGGCGGGCCGGGCAGACCCCGGCGGGCCTGCGCGCCCACCTGCGCCGCGCGCTGCAACCGGGCGCGGTCATCGTGCTGCACGACGCGGGGCCCGGCGCGCGCGTCACCGTGCCGGCCCTGCCCGGCGTGCTGGCGGACCTGAAGGCGCGTGGGTACGCCGCGACCAGCCTCGCGCGGCTGGAGGGCCTGCGTGCGGAACGGCCCGCCGACCTCCCGCCCCGCCTGATGGGCGCCCTGGACCGCCTGCTGGACCGCCTCACCCGCACCGAGCCGGCCGGGGGCCTGAGGGACTCGATCCTGCGGGTCTCCCCCACCCGTTTTCCGGGGCCGGACCTGACGCTGCGCGGCCCTGCACCGGGCGGCGGCCTGACCCTGCGCGCGGGCGTCCCGGCGGCCGAGTACCACGCGAACAACGCGCTGATGTCGCAGCTGGGTCCGGTCGGCACGGTGCGGGTGGCCCGGCAGGACTTCCGGCGGGTGGCGGCCGACCTGCAGCGCCGCCCGGAACTGCGCGGGGCGCAGGCCGTGTACTGCCAGTCGGCGGTCACGCCCATCCTGGAGCGGCTGGGGTTCGAGACGCACGACCTGCCGCCCGCCACGGGCCGCCGCCTGCGTGTCTGGGCGAACGTGCTGCGCCGCGCGTACGGCAGCCGCGCGCCGGCGCAGGAACCGAAACTGAGCGTCCTGAGCCGCGAGGACTTCCTGCGGCGGTACGGCGAGGCGCCGCAGTAA
- a CDS encoding rod shape-determining protein — translation MRLSEDIGIDLGTATFLIYSKSRGLVLQEPSVIAMARDSKQVKAVGEEAYRMIGRTPGGIVAVRPIKDGVIADEGLTEKMITMFLQKVQGSAGRLFGFKPQLMVGVPSNVSDVEKRAVLRAALNSNAKRAFLIEEPLAAAIGAGLKIAEPIGSMVVDIGGGSTDVAVISLGGIVVSESMRVAGNEFDESIIRYVRRKHNVLIGERTAEEIKVKVGAAMLLDDAENLTAEVRGRDLVNGLPKTISLDSTDVVEALSEPVTKIVDGVKRVLEITPPELVSDIIDRGIVMTGGGSLLRNFDELLRQTTGIPVAVAENAVEAVAVGTGMALEMIPVLGDSLVSSDNYLRR, via the coding sequence GTGAGGCTGTCAGAAGACATTGGAATTGACCTTGGAACGGCGACGTTCCTGATTTACAGCAAGAGCCGCGGCCTGGTACTCCAGGAACCCAGCGTGATCGCCATGGCCCGCGACAGCAAACAGGTGAAGGCGGTCGGCGAGGAAGCCTACCGCATGATCGGGCGCACCCCCGGCGGGATCGTCGCGGTGCGGCCCATCAAGGACGGCGTGATCGCCGACGAGGGCCTGACCGAGAAGATGATCACCATGTTCCTGCAGAAGGTGCAGGGCAGCGCGGGTCGCCTGTTCGGCTTCAAACCGCAGCTGATGGTGGGCGTGCCCAGCAACGTCAGCGACGTGGAAAAACGCGCCGTGCTGCGCGCCGCGCTGAACAGCAACGCCAAGCGCGCCTTCCTGATCGAGGAACCGCTGGCCGCCGCGATCGGGGCCGGCCTGAAGATCGCCGAACCCATCGGGTCGATGGTCGTGGACATCGGCGGGGGCAGCACGGACGTGGCCGTGATCTCGCTGGGCGGCATCGTCGTCAGCGAGAGCATGCGCGTGGCTGGCAACGAATTCGACGAGAGCATCATCCGGTACGTGCGGCGCAAGCACAACGTGCTGATCGGTGAACGCACCGCCGAGGAGATCAAGGTGAAGGTCGGGGCGGCCATGCTGCTCGACGACGCCGAGAACCTGACCGCCGAGGTGCGCGGCCGTGACCTCGTGAACGGCCTGCCCAAGACCATCAGCCTGGACAGCACCGACGTGGTCGAGGCCCTCTCGGAGCCCGTCACGAAGATCGTGGACGGCGTCAAGCGCGTGCTGGAAATCACCCCGCCAGAACTGGTGAGCGACATCATCGACCGGGGCATCGTGATGACCGGCGGCGGGTCGCTGCTGCGCAACTTCGACGAACTGCTGCGCCAGACGACCGGCATTCCGGTCGCGGTGGCCGAGAACGCCGTCGAGGCCGTCGCGGTCGGCACCGGCATGGCGCTCGAAATGATCCCGGTGCTGGGCGACTCGCTGGTGTCCAGCGACAACTACCTGCGCCGCTGA
- a CDS encoding LptF/LptG family permease: protein MTRLTRYVTAELLPPLLAGTLLFTAVLSFGYFFISSQWLSGVPVGLIARWIGYQMPDTLVKVFPMAVVLMTVVAFGRMSTERELVAVQGGGISLGRVARPAAALALLVTALSVWLSLWVAPRANVETRGLYWDALTGAGLSQLVGKTVDLGNNLTLSMGGYDAAKRELRDVRVQKWQPGPAGRGTVILAERGTFENNRLSLSGYSTFVVNYGAVAALTRVPENDPAAFRAAVQDVFPSVVVPEKSTDTLNVDTGLSRKQTLAQYADAIGADAEGWPELITKLTAPGVSAADRAGARVNLNRKLALPFANLVLVLAALPFALRFGRTLGVSLGVALMIAVAYYLLFFVGLTVAGLIPAFPEAGVWLANVLFAGAGLWQLRRT, encoded by the coding sequence GTGACGCGCCTGACCCGCTACGTGACGGCGGAACTGCTGCCGCCGCTGCTGGCCGGCACGCTGCTGTTCACGGCGGTCCTGAGCTTCGGGTACTTCTTCATCTCCAGTCAGTGGCTCAGTGGGGTGCCGGTGGGCCTGATCGCCCGCTGGATCGGGTACCAGATGCCGGACACGCTGGTGAAGGTCTTCCCGATGGCGGTGGTGCTGATGACGGTCGTGGCGTTCGGCCGCATGAGCACCGAGCGGGAACTCGTGGCGGTGCAGGGCGGCGGGATCAGCCTGGGCCGCGTGGCGCGTCCGGCGGCGGCCCTGGCGCTGCTCGTCACGGCGCTGTCGGTGTGGCTGAGCCTGTGGGTGGCGCCGCGCGCGAACGTGGAGACGCGCGGCCTGTACTGGGACGCCCTGACCGGCGCGGGCCTGTCGCAGCTGGTCGGCAAGACCGTGGACCTGGGCAACAACCTGACGCTCTCCATGGGCGGCTACGACGCCGCGAAAAGGGAATTGCGGGACGTGCGCGTGCAGAAGTGGCAGCCGGGCCCGGCGGGGCGCGGAACGGTCATCCTGGCCGAGCGCGGCACCTTCGAGAACAACCGCCTGAGCCTCAGCGGGTACTCGACGTTCGTGGTGAATTACGGCGCGGTCGCCGCCCTGACCCGCGTGCCCGAGAATGACCCGGCCGCCTTCCGCGCGGCGGTGCAGGACGTGTTCCCCAGCGTGGTCGTGCCCGAGAAGAGCACGGACACCCTGAACGTGGATACCGGCCTGAGCCGCAAGCAGACGCTCGCGCAGTACGCCGACGCGATCGGCGCGGACGCCGAGGGCTGGCCCGAACTGATCACCAAGCTGACCGCGCCGGGCGTGAGCGCCGCCGACCGCGCCGGGGCCCGCGTGAACCTGAACCGCAAGCTGGCGCTGCCGTTCGCGAACCTGGTGCTGGTCCTGGCGGCCCTGCCGTTCGCGCTGCGCTTCGGGCGGACGCTGGGCGTCAGTCTGGGCGTCGCGCTGATGATCGCCGTGGCGTACTACCTGCTGTTCTTCGTGGGCCTGACCGTGGCGGGCCTGATCCCGGCCTTCCCCGAGGCGGGCGTGTGGCTGGCGAACGTGCTGTTCGCCGGGGCGGGCCTGTGGCAGCTGAGGCGCACTTGA
- a CDS encoding MGDG synthase family glycosyltransferase: MSTGFGRGHHQANRALDTALRARGVNLHARHADFLTYLNPVERTVTAGTYDLWLRYAPGIYRAFYNWTDRESEPRAVVGTFHHMGLRGTLRDVRAVNPEAVVSSYPIPVAAAAAARTRLRLDFLNALIVTDYRVHHHWARPEADLLMVATPEAAGQMADWKIPPERVVVTGIPIAPVFRTLIGADRAALRERHGLRPDQPVILISGGGTGTFRALRGVLNELSNLGRPVQVLVLAGADGQGVERVGGATVHRLGFTTDFPELLAASDLVVGKAGGLTVAEATTLGVPMVIHEPIPGQEEHNADLLQRHGAAIWARQLREVRPAVLRALDPDTHAAMSAAARRLGIPDAADRVAQAVLGRLGRA; this comes from the coding sequence ATGTCCACCGGTTTCGGGCGCGGGCACCATCAGGCGAACCGGGCGCTGGACACGGCGCTGCGGGCGCGCGGCGTGAACCTGCACGCCCGGCACGCGGATTTCCTGACGTACCTGAACCCGGTCGAGCGGACCGTCACGGCCGGCACGTACGACCTGTGGCTGCGGTACGCGCCGGGCATCTACCGGGCGTTCTACAACTGGACGGACCGCGAGAGCGAACCGCGCGCCGTGGTGGGCACCTTTCACCACATGGGGCTGCGCGGCACCCTGCGCGACGTGCGCGCCGTGAACCCCGAGGCGGTCGTGAGTTCCTACCCGATTCCGGTGGCGGCGGCGGCGGCGGCCCGGACGCGCCTGCGGCTGGACTTCCTGAACGCCCTGATCGTCACGGACTACCGCGTGCATCACCACTGGGCGCGGCCCGAGGCGGACCTGCTGATGGTCGCGACGCCCGAGGCGGCCGGACAGATGGCCGACTGGAAGATCCCGCCGGAGCGGGTGGTCGTGACCGGCATTCCCATCGCGCCGGTGTTCCGCACCCTGATCGGCGCGGACCGGGCGGCGCTGCGGGAACGCCACGGCCTGCGGCCCGACCAGCCGGTGATCCTGATCTCGGGCGGCGGGACCGGCACGTTCCGGGCGCTGCGTGGCGTCCTGAACGAACTGTCGAACCTGGGGCGGCCCGTGCAGGTCCTCGTGCTGGCCGGCGCGGACGGGCAGGGCGTGGAGCGGGTGGGGGGCGCGACCGTTCACCGGCTGGGCTTCACGACCGACTTTCCGGAACTGCTGGCCGCCTCCGATCTGGTGGTCGGCAAGGCGGGCGGGCTGACGGTGGCCGAGGCGACCACGCTGGGCGTCCCGATGGTCATTCACGAACCCATTCCGGGGCAGGAGGAACACAACGCCGACCTGCTCCAGCGCCACGGCGCGGCGATCTGGGCGCGGCAACTGCGTGAGGTGCGCCCCGCCGTGCTGCGCGCCCTGGATCCCGACACGCACGCCGCCATGAGCGCCGCCGCGCGCCGCCTGGGCATCCCGGACGCCGCCGACCGGGTGGCGCAGGCGGTGCTGGGTCGCCTGGGGCGCGCGTGA
- a CDS encoding carbohydrate kinase family protein, whose product MKFYVIGDVTVDHLYHLDRLPVPGEEVTPKQASMKPGGAGGTISVTLARLGHSVTLAARVGDDPFAEYALSRVRESGVSESAIQRDPERLTSTITVMQTGAGERAMISDGAANRQLDPAKLKAKDIESADALIINAYAMIEGPQREYALKAIEAARGAKTRVPVFIDLGTGAVNKAGTSLKADVLGADYLMLNQHELQALTGTSSISAALAQLGEAGAQQVVVKVGKMGSITWTPTETELVDAVRPEGKVIDSTGAGDTFTAAFAHAILGGASMAGAARAANAAGALAATGIGAQERPITAADLAGVVPGMAAPTPDAPAPTPAAPARTTRARKSSAS is encoded by the coding sequence GTGAAGTTCTACGTTATCGGCGACGTGACCGTTGACCACCTCTACCACCTTGACCGCCTGCCCGTCCCGGGCGAGGAAGTCACGCCGAAACAGGCCAGCATGAAACCCGGCGGGGCCGGCGGCACCATCAGCGTCACCCTGGCCCGCCTGGGCCACAGCGTGACCCTGGCCGCCCGCGTCGGGGACGATCCCTTCGCCGAGTACGCCCTGAGCCGCGTGCGCGAGAGCGGCGTCAGCGAGAGCGCCATCCAGCGCGACCCGGAACGCCTGACCAGCACCATCACGGTCATGCAGACCGGCGCGGGCGAACGCGCCATGATCAGCGACGGCGCCGCCAACCGCCAGCTCGACCCGGCCAAGCTGAAGGCCAAGGACATCGAGTCGGCCGACGCGCTGATCATCAACGCCTACGCCATGATCGAGGGCCCCCAGCGCGAGTACGCCCTGAAGGCCATCGAGGCCGCCCGCGGCGCCAAGACCCGCGTGCCGGTCTTCATCGACCTCGGCACCGGCGCCGTGAACAAGGCCGGCACCAGCCTGAAAGCCGACGTGCTGGGCGCCGACTACCTGATGCTCAACCAGCACGAACTGCAGGCCCTCACCGGCACGAGTTCCATCAGCGCCGCCCTGGCGCAGCTCGGCGAGGCCGGCGCGCAGCAGGTCGTCGTGAAGGTCGGCAAGATGGGCTCGATCACCTGGACGCCCACCGAGACCGAACTCGTCGACGCCGTGCGTCCCGAGGGCAAGGTCATCGACTCGACCGGCGCGGGCGACACCTTCACCGCCGCCTTCGCGCACGCCATCCTGGGCGGCGCGAGCATGGCCGGCGCCGCCCGCGCCGCCAACGCCGCCGGGGCGCTCGCCGCGACCGGCATCGGCGCGCAGGAACGCCCGATCACGGCCGCCGACCTTGCCGGCGTGGTGCCGGGCATGGCCGCCCCCACGCCCGACGCCCCCGCCCCGACCCCCGCCGCGCCGGCGCGCACCACCCGCGCCCGCAAGTCCAGCGCCAGCTGA
- the fabZ gene encoding 3-hydroxyacyl-ACP dehydratase FabZ — protein MDPILIQDVLKTLPHRFPFVMVDRVLSIEGGAVHAIKNVTVNEPFFPGHFPQEPVMPGVLITEALAQASMFCLHGQLEPGTVGYLAGIEGARFRRKVIPGDQLHLHAKLEFLRRGLGKTTCRAEVDGVVVAEATILFAVAQG, from the coding sequence ATGGACCCCATCCTGATCCAGGACGTTCTGAAGACCCTGCCGCACCGCTTTCCGTTCGTGATGGTGGACCGCGTGCTGTCCATCGAAGGCGGCGCGGTGCACGCCATCAAGAACGTGACCGTCAACGAACCGTTCTTCCCCGGTCACTTTCCTCAGGAACCCGTGATGCCCGGCGTGCTGATCACCGAGGCGCTGGCGCAGGCCAGCATGTTCTGCCTGCACGGGCAGCTGGAACCCGGCACGGTCGGGTACCTCGCCGGGATCGAGGGCGCGCGCTTCAGGCGCAAGGTGATTCCCGGCGATCAGCTGCACCTGCACGCGAAACTGGAGTTCCTGCGCCGGGGCCTGGGCAAGACCACCTGCCGCGCCGAGGTGGACGGCGTGGTGGTGGCCGAGGCGACCATCCTGTTCGCGGTCGCGCAGGGGTGA